The DNA window AGTCGGAACTCGTCGTCGCCGAGGGGTGTCACCGTCATCGAGACGTCCGCGGTTTCGGGCGACGTCGGCACCGAATCGATGGTCGTCTCCTCGGGCCATTCGCTGGTGCAGAGGACGAGCGACAGGAAGTCCCACACCTGCAGGAGCTCGTAGTTACACCACAGCCTGCTCTCGGTTCCTTCGGGTGGCTCACCCTCCTCGTGCAGCGCGGTGAGGAGGTCGATGTCGGCGTCCGAAAGTCGTGTGTCGGCGTTCGAACGTCGCTCGTTGCCGTGTTCGCCGTCGGCTTCTCTCCCGTGTAACTCCTCCGCGAGACGGGTCTGTCGCCGTTCCTCGCGGTCCACGAACTCCTCGAAGGCGGGCGGCGTGTCGGGCCACGACGATGACAGGCCGTAGCGGCGGCGGCGAAGCCCGGAGCCGTGCATCGACGTCACGAGTCCGGCGTAGTCGTTCAACTCGATGACGCTCTCGATGCCGCCGTCGTAGAACGCCACCCACGCGTCCGCCGGGACGCTCAGGAAGTCCACGACTTCGCCGTCTTCGAGGTGCGGCCGTCGGTCGTACTCCCACCAGCCATCGTCGTGCGCGTCCGCCGCGAGCACCATCGCGGCGAAGGGTTCGGGGCGTTCGAACGTTTCGTTCCCCCAGTGCTCGGCGAACCGTCCGGCCAACCTCGCGTGGTCGGGTTGGGTGATGAACCGATAGTGGCCCTCCCCGTCGGCGATAATCATGTCTCGGCATTGGCACGGAACCGGCATAAAAGCGCGTGCCGACCCGCCGTCGGCGGGTCAGCGGGTCGGTCGTCGCGGTTCCCCGCTCGGCCGCAGTCGGTCGGTTTTTCCTGCCGCCCCGTCGGGGTTTCCCCGTCTCACTCCGAATCGGCGTCGGGACCGATGGTGATGACGGCCGTCCCGAACGGTTCCATCGGCTTTTCGAACGTGGCGGTCAGTTCGTCGTTCGGAAAGATTCCGAGAATGTGCGCCGTCTCGTCCCCGATGTTTCGGATGCTGTGTGGTGCCTCGACCGGAACGAGTGCGATTTCGCCCGCCGACAGTTCCGTCGTCGCGCTTCCGACCGTCGCCTCCACGGTTCCGGCGGTCACGTGGAGCAACTCCTCGTTGCTGTCGCGGTGTGTCGGGAGGTAGTT is part of the Haladaptatus paucihalophilus DX253 genome and encodes:
- a CDS encoding DUF3891 family protein, yielding MIIADGEGHYRFITQPDHARLAGRFAEHWGNETFERPEPFAAMVLAADAHDDGWWEYDRRPHLEDGEVVDFLSVPADAWVAFYDGGIESVIELNDYAGLVTSMHGSGLRRRRYGLSSSWPDTPPAFEEFVDREERRQTRLAEELHGREADGEHGNERRSNADTRLSDADIDLLTALHEEGEPPEGTESRLWCNYELLQVWDFLSLVLCTSEWPEETTIDSVPTSPETADVSMTVTPLGDDEFRLDPYPFDEAPLTASVPARIVPDGGYDDEAALLRAYYGGEHETVEFTLRE
- a CDS encoding cupin domain-containing protein, whose protein sequence is MAVQSRDEDLQPVRLYQFEGTDVWQEGDDHARLRGYFPLSPGTPQASGVSGEDLMVVCIELEPGNYLPTHRDSNEELLHVTAGTVEATVGSATTELSAGEIALVPVEAPHSIRNIGDETAHILGIFPNDELTATFEKPMEPFGTAVITIGPDADSE